In Bacillus sp. 2205SS5-2, the following are encoded in one genomic region:
- a CDS encoding SDR family oxidoreductase has translation MKKKIAVVTGASSGFGLLSTIKLAKNDFYVIATMRDLQKKETLQAMAIENDVNEQIHYHSLDVSSKQSVDRFGHWLNELGHVDVLLNNAGYAAAGFAEEVSIDQYREQFETNFFGLIALTQKVIPLMRKQKKGRIINLSSISGLVGFPGLSPYVSSKFALEGFSESLRLELIPFGIEVFLIEPGSYQTNIWTTGKKVAEYSLQPESPYFNYMKKIENQLDETSFGDPDDIASLVNEIALGKKGGFRFPVGKGVKVTIWIKKWIPWSWLEKNILKRLT, from the coding sequence ATGAAGAAAAAAATAGCGGTTGTAACAGGTGCATCAAGTGGATTTGGTTTATTGAGTACGATTAAACTAGCGAAAAATGATTTTTATGTCATCGCAACGATGAGAGATTTACAGAAAAAAGAAACACTTCAAGCTATGGCTATAGAAAATGATGTGAACGAACAAATTCATTATCACTCCCTCGATGTCAGTTCGAAGCAATCGGTCGATCGGTTTGGTCATTGGTTAAATGAATTAGGTCATGTAGATGTTTTGCTGAATAATGCCGGCTATGCAGCTGCGGGTTTTGCTGAAGAAGTATCCATAGATCAGTACCGCGAACAATTTGAAACAAACTTCTTTGGTTTGATTGCGCTTACGCAAAAAGTGATTCCGTTAATGAGAAAGCAGAAAAAAGGCAGGATCATTAATCTAAGTAGTATTAGTGGATTAGTTGGCTTTCCGGGTTTGTCCCCATATGTGTCTTCTAAGTTTGCACTAGAAGGATTTAGTGAGAGCTTAAGATTAGAACTGATTCCATTTGGCATTGAGGTATTTTTGATCGAGCCTGGTTCTTATCAGACGAATATATGGACAACGGGAAAAAAAGTGGCTGAATACTCACTTCAACCAGAATCGCCTTATTTCAATTATATGAAGAAGATTGAAAATCAGTTGGACGAAACATCTTTCGGTGATCCAGATGACATTGCGTCGCTTGTCAATGAAATAGCACTCGGAAAGAAGGGAGGTTTTCGCTTTCCGGTGGGAAAAGGTGTGAAAGTAACTATTTGGATAAAGAAATGGAT